CTCAGGAAAGGCAACAAAGTGGCAGACAAACTTGCAAATATGAGAGTTGATCAAGAAGACAGGATGGTGTCTCACATCATCCCGCCGGACGACCTTATTCCACTCTTGGAAGCGGACACGAGAGGAGTGGCGTTCTAGCGTTTTTAGTCGTTGTTTTGGTGTACggaaaaaatgaagtaaaactCGTTTTTAACCTTTATTCACTTGGGCTGCCTTGGGCTTTTGTGCGATACCAAATGGACTGCTCGAATAACAACGGGCTTCTCGAAAGCCTGCAACAATGGGTTATGTTGTCTATGgattcaaacttcaaataatttcatttttgatCACCTCCCTCAAACTTCAAATATAGCCGTAATGCTTACGCGATATTGTCTCATTCGATACCGAGTTTATGAAATATTGAAAGCCACGCACACAATGACACAAATTTCTATACGCGCACACATGACTCATGTCACAAAAAGACTCAACAATTACGATGATATGCTAATCCGATTGTGAATGAAAGCCATAGATTTTATTCAATAAACTACATTAAACTTTCTCAATTTATTCCATTGTAGCACAAATCATCCAACTAGGAAAATCATATTCAAAACCAGAATCCCCTagtttaattttcttcttctttttctaaggACATTTGGGTCCACCCTCCTTGGTTTTCCAGTTGTTGTAGCAAGGGCACTCCTCCTTGTTACCATAGGTGCCTGATGGAACGCACAAACATTTGTTACAACAGAGGTTGCAGAACATCAAACATGCTTTCCGGTGGTTGTCGGCCTTGGAACACCGATAGTCACATGCCGCAGGGCAATCTGTCAGGGAAAAGCATCACATTAATAAGCTGCTAATTAGTAACATagacaacaaaaaggtgaaagggGTGAAACCAATAAGTTTGGATCCCACCATTCCTTATGTTGGGTTCGTCGATTTGTGCACTAACATGGaaaattttaatagtttgataaAACATTGATAGCCAGATATTCGTTGCAAATATGCCCCAACATGTGACTATTGAcgtttgatcaattttttcttttttatattagtTAACCACTTGACAAATTAACCATTAGAATGTATGGTTTGGAGTAAATCACGAAACTTAAAAATCCGCTCCGGTtgaacacacaaaacaaaagccATGTCCAAGAAAAATGAGTTAAACAGCATAACTTGAGATTATGAACTCTTCAGGTAGAATGTGAGAAAACATATGAGTTTTGGAAAAAATGGATTCATGTAATCAACTCTAATTGATTGAGACTTAAGACTCGATTTTGGTTTAATTAGTTAGAATATAAGACAAGTTTTTGAGATAAGTGATTAAGTCCCATGTAACAAAAAGCTCACCTTTTTGGGCAACACATCCTTCGCCACATGCCTGTCAATAATTagaacccaaaaaataaaaagagtaaGAAAAACGAATTCATTATGTCCTATATAAGAGTGTTGTTATTGAAACCACATAGTACATTTACCATTGAAACTTGAATGGTACACATTGAAGCCAAAAGGAATAGGAGGAAAACAAACTGAAGCCTTGGATAGccagccatctctctctctctctctctctctctctctctctctctctctctctctctctctctctctctctctctctctcttttatgcAGTCGATTCCAAGTAATGTTTTTCTGAAAATTCTGATGAGTGCTCTACTCTCGATTGCATGCCAAAGCACCCTTTATATACGCAATGTCCTAGCTTTTAGCCTTTGTTTACATGGGAAGTAGTTAGGCcatattaatttgtttttttttttttgccatttatCAGAATAATAGTAAATCTACTCAAAGAAGGAAAGACAATGAATGTAAATTTATTTCCACCAATAATCACttcttttcaatatttttgatgATCATTATTAATAAATGTTACTCGTAACCAACTTTTGATAGATTTCGCTAGTAAGTGGAAGgcagaaaatttgtacaagaaCAATTAATTGAATAAATCCAATGTGCGGAACAATTTGAAGTTGTATTGGTAGCAAGCTTAGCTAAAAATAGTCTTTGAGTTTATCCATACTTATGAATAGAACTGGTTACTGTTATATGGAGTATATCCTTAAAAAGATTAAGGTTGTCACGGTTGGGATGTAGGGTAACTCTAGAGTCTTGTGTGTAACTCTTGCTCCTAACATCTTGGCTTACCCGATGCCCCTTTATTTTGGGTGAAAAAGTTTCGGCACATAGCAAAATGGCTCTAGTgccaaagaaaaagaatatgacgcgaagaattactattgACCGCAAAGAATTGCTCCTAGTCGCGAAGAACTACTCATGGCCGCAAAATATTACTCCTGGCctcaaagaattactcttggccacatcgaattACTCTTaaccgcgaagaattactcttgaccgctacgaattactcttggccacaaagaattgctcttggccgcatcgaattgcacttagcCGCAAATAATTGCAAGACCATAAAGTAATtcatgcggccaagtgcaattcgatgcggccaagagtatttcgtagcggccaagtgcaattcaatgcggccaaaagtaatttgatgtggccaagtgcaattcatagtggccaagagtaattctatgCGGTCAAGAGTAATTCGATATGGCCAAATGCAATTCGATGTGGTCAAAAGTAATtagatgcggccaagtgcaattcaatgcggtcaagtgcaattcgatgccgCCAAAAGTAGTTctcggccaagagtaattctttacgGTCGCGAGTAATTCATTGCAGCCCAATGTAATTCATGTCACAGCCAGAAGTAATTCATCActgccaggagtaattctttgcggttaagagtaattttttgcagtcaagagtaattctttgtgaacTTCTAATCTCAACTATTGGCTTCAATAGTTGAGATGGAgtgtctttttttgtgtcccTGTAACGCTCTCCTATttatatattcttcaaattagCACAGAATTTGGAAAGTTTTGGTATtcatctctctttgttttttgaaaaatcatagaGACATTAATGTACATTTGTTAGGAGTAAATAAATCCACACGACAATTATGTAATATGTGCAAAAAAGTGTTCAACTCTTGCTCCTAACATCTTGGCTTACCCAATGCCTATATTTTAGGTGAAAAAGTTCGGCACAGAGCAAACTGGCTCTAGTGTCAAAGAAAAAATCCACTGTATATATCTAAGGGAAATGGCTGGATATAGTAAGTACGGAATAATACTTTTAGGATCTTAATTCTTTTTCGAGTCTCCAAGCTCTCCGAGACGAACAATTGGACGTAAAAATTATACCCAAATGTTAGGGGCCACGTAAAAGTTTCACGATTGATGCAAGATTCAGAATAATGTATCGATTAGAGTACCAGTTTTTCTATTAGTACGGTGCATATAGGTACCGTGTGATATCGGGTACTGTTTCGAATTTATCACTGTTAGTATTATTTTTCTACATCAAAGAATTtagtataatatatacattAATTGAAAAACagataaatttaaaagtagttcGGTACCGTCCGGTactagaagaaaaaaataaattaagatcTAGTCTAGTAtggccggtaccgaccggtatttgaGCCAGAGCAAAATTAGGAATCAAAGCAAAATTAGGAATGTAGGGTACCAGATTTAGCCAATACTGATACATACCGGTCGGTGCGATAGGAGATTCAAAACCTTAGATTGAAGTAGTTCAGTGCATTATGCTAACGGCCGCTTTAAATCTTTATTGAGTTGGGCTATCTTGGGCTTTTGCATGATTCCAAATGGACTGCTCAAACAACAACGGACTTCTCGAAAGCCTCCACAATGGGGTTGTGCATGGattgaattcaaaattcaaatatagCCGGAAAAAAGATTggcttttagagagagaaaatactCCAACAGACaactacagagagagagagagagagagagagagagagagagagagaacaaagagCGAAGTAGAGAAATGGAGGAGTAGcgcctcctcttcctcttcgcCGCCTTTCTCCTCCGCATCGTTATCTCCTCCTCCAGCCATCGCACGTCACACGCTGAAGTCACCGTTCGTCGTCGTAAACTGGTTGCTTCTAGTTTTCGAAGCTCTTCTTCTactatttgttttgtgttttctgCGTTGTGGATATCTGAAAATGTTGAGAAAAGGCTTTCTCTCTTGCCCTAGCCGGGGAAACCGACCTCTTTCCAAGGAGGAAAAAGGTGAAGATTCTAGCCCTAAATAGGGAAATCGACCTCTTTCTAAGGACGAAAATGGTAAAGGTTCTAGCCCTCGACCTCTTTCTATGGAGGAAAAAGGTAAAGGTTCTatgatacgcacctaagattgcttgatcgtggtgcttaagtatgttagttagaagtgtttttagcttttaattgtcgtttttattcaatattgctcgtaaggtagtttgttaagtgtttcaggcaaaacgcccttaaaaagcgtattttgagtgcaaagccaacccccaagttaattcaagaatcatcgcccggtggaactggtgccaaagtgaccaaagaacgaaggcaagaagcatcgggcaagccaacggtcgtcgggtgtcaagtctTGGAGGCTAGCCTGAagaaccagagataagctccccgtatcgatacggattttggaccgtatcgatacgcattggttatctttccaagcagagagttccgtatcgatacggtcataaaccgtatcgatacgggcgcGTTACGGGAAATTGGTCTTCTCAGCTtagcgatgtggtatcgatactttgcataatctatatcgatacggggagctctcggccagatatttgctgctttttggactttccatttatggaatagttgctacttatagtatgtttctaggatatttgttgggagagaagttgagttgtataaatactcttctctCCCACTTTATCTCATATCTACTTTATGTTCTAGTTttagttctctctctaggaGAGATCTCCATTGTTGTTCATGCTTTTCTTATTGTAAtttccttagaactcaagtaagtatttactttatgttaatttctcgtttattaatgttgtagctacgctttggatctttgcataaatcaagtttattttcgttttcttcggttaaatctttcgctccattttcttaccatgtctagtcttttagctatgtgtgagtagtcttttggctaagtcttgggctaatctatCCTAAAGAtctaggtggttatttggttctcgaaacttcgggcttaaaatcatggtttttggaattggattaacctagccattttggtctaagcgaggggtgttaactctttggtatgttgtttagtcaagcggtcttggcaagtggcatattgagggctcgtggcctcctacgtgttagatacattagcaaaaataggtttgtttagttccgtttaatcacttcttttgataaacgtagtcattaaagctaaattctccgggcatgagcacgcggtcgtgactctcgcctgagttaaattgagaaccggtaacatcctttgtcaagggttagacgatccctagacttgcctccttttagtttattaggcgttttcctagtcttttgccttggcaattttcatcgtttcaaagcaaaaccaagttggtcgtcttaaacgccacaatccaccagataaaacctacaatccgattaagctatattcgaattctctgtaGGTACGATCCCGgtacctagccctacgcttggggtttttctcaaccttatttgaaggcgaggtttgaaggcgaagcattCTAGCCCTGAACAGGGAAAGCAACCTCTTTCCAAGGAGAAAAAAGGTGGAGATTCTTGCCCTAAACTGGGAGATCGACCTCTTTCTAACAAGGGAAAAGGTAAAGCTTCTAGTTCTAAGCTGGGAAATGGACGTCTTTCTAAGAAGGGAAAAGGCAAGAATTGGGCACGTAACGTCAACGTGGGCAAGGGGAAATGGAAAGGAAACCCTACATCTCGGTCACCTTAGGATGAGCTTTCTAGAATGGATCCTTTTGAAAGGGCAATGATCCTGGAATCGTTAGATGATGATCCACCTTGGGATGATTTTTGTAGTAAGAGGGCAATGATCCTGGAATCGTTAGGTGATGATCCACCTTGGGATGATTTTTGTAGTAAGAGGGCAATGATGCTGGAATCGTTCGATGATGATTCACCCTGGGATGACTTTTGTAGTTTGGATTTTATTGAGAGGGCATCGTTTCTGGGAAATCAACCTCTTTCTAAGAAGGAAAAGGGTAAAGGTTCTAGTTCTAAACAGGGAAATCGACATGTTTCTAAGAAGAAAAAAGGTAAAGATTCGGCACATACTGCGGGCAAGGGGAAATCAAAaggaaaccctagatctttgtCGCTTCGGGAATTGAATGCCAGAATGGATCCTTTTGAGAGGGCAATGGTCCTTGAATCATTAGAGAATTTTTGTTATTTGGATGCGAGTGAGAGGGCATTGTACCTCGAATCATTAGATGAGTCTGAGATTAATGATATTTATAGGGCATTGTTCCTGGAACCGTTCTATGATGAGTCCGAGTTTGGTTCTGTGGGAGGTGAGTTGAGTTCGGATACGAAGGATAGGATTGGTAGGGAATTTGATAGGAATTTCGAGCGGGATATTGAGAAGGCGATTGCAGAGAAAAGTAAGAATGGCTTGGACCTTTTAGATGTAGAGATTTTTAAGTCTATGCTGGGTAAACCAAATTGGATTGATACGGATGATTTCAAGCAGCAGTTTTCAGACGTCGTGGAAGATGGCAATGAAGATGATGGGCGCAGACTTGACATGCTATGCTATCTACAATCGAAGTATGACACTGAGGAGACTAAATCCGTGGATGCACACTCCCATACTAAAGTGAAGTCAAGTGGGTCATGGAAAGGACTCTGTACGAGGTGAGTTGGGTATTATGGGGGCTGGTTTTATTCCTGTTGTGGAGCATGACGAGGGAATGGTGATGGATAACAATACTGGACTTCAAGATATCCGGTCTTCGCAACTTCATTTTAATTCCAAGGAGAGGTACTCCAAGGCGGAAACCAAGACTCAACTACTCAGGCCTGACCCGATAGATGAAGCAAAAGCAACAGTGAATGTAGGCAAAACTCTGGGGGTGGACATGCCTGGGCAGGAGGATTTCTGGGTGAAGAGGTTTGCAAAAATGATTGTCAAGGAGAGAGCAGAATATGATGCCCTTAGTAAAGATTAGATCTAATCTCATCCTTCTCCGAGAGGAGTGCAGCTTTTGGGTTATCTTTGCTTGGTGGATATTTTGCTTGTTGGTTTTTGTCGTTGGCATCTTGCGAACTTTCCATTATCGGTTTTTCGCTCTTCTCATTTTGTTTAGGGGTATGTGCCATCTTTGTTTGGTATATACTTGCATGGATGTTGTGGAGCTAATGTTCCTTAAAAAACTtcttgctgataaaaaaaaaaaaaagaatatgcaAGGGCAACTATTCTCATGATCCTCATGTTGAGCACCACCGTGTCATGTGCTCCGCTAGCCCTTATTTGCTTTTTTATTCTCTAATGGATCTTTTGCGGTGCTAGAATGGGCGATGTTTAAGTCAGTAAATGCGCTAAGTTGTTTTGGCAATCCTGTTGGTAGGTttatttgttggttttggttttttggttctAGAGCATTTCCaaccttgacccattttaagatcCAAATTTAAAACTTGGGCAAAACCCACGAAAAACCCTCTCCAATTTTCGACTCAAACCCTTCCTCATTTTGAGTTGTACGTATTTCTTTTCCCAAATTTGAGACAACCCAAGTCTCTCCCCATTTTTTCCCCCAATATTCCAACggctcttttgttttttcagcGGCTCCTTCCATGCCATTTTGAGAGCATGGCATCATAGACGCCATGGCTTTCCCAAGCTTggatacctctctctctctctctctctctctctctctctctctctctctctccttggatATCTAAATGCTGATTTTGATGtgttctctttatttttcaaaaaactccCTCTAAATTTTCCCctacttctaacatttctctctctatctcttttcacttattactcatactattttttaaaaaacttttcaaaaaccatttcaAACACAACAGAAGTCTCAACGATCTCTCCCTATTCTCTATGGAAGAATCTTGAAGCTGGTTGCGGAATAAGAACCGTGTCGTTGAGGAGAGATGTGTGCTACCCTTTTGGCCAAAATCGTTGGGGGAAACAAAAATGGAGGGAAATAGtcttgaaagcataaaaaatatatatatattttggtaaGGGATTATTTTGCCATTGGAATGAGTCTAATCTAAAATGGGTTTTTACctaaaatttgactcaaatttgggtCAAGGCTGAAGATGCTCTTATCTCCCTCTCAAGTATGCCCATTCCCATTCTGAACGTTAACACTATCTTTTTGCTATTATTAGTATTTATTATTTCGTGCTCTTCTgtttgtcttgttttgtttcgttttttATTATACTTGTTTCGGCCGAACTCAATGTCTACGAGATTAAAACCTGAGATTTTAGGAATTTGCTCCCAATGTTTATGGTGCTATCAATCGTTATGGGCCACCAGTCCATATTCCGGCTTTAAATAGGTCCACACTAGTAGACATTGAGATAGATACTCTTGAGATTAATCGAGGTGTGCATAAATTTAGGCTTTAAGTAAGAAAATAACCAACAGCTTAGAGTTATTGCAGGCTAATGGATATATCCGACATGGTTCGTAGGTTGCATTTTGCTAGTGAGAGATCCTCTTAAACGGTCCTCAAGAAGTAACTGGTAAGTCTGGTTTATTATGTGATCGTGTGCTCATTCCATAAAAATAAGGTGCATAACTACTTTAGTTGGCCTGGTAAAAACTAACTATTTTAGCTAGGAAATGAGGATACAAAAGTGATTGTGTGTCTCTAAGATTATCAGGACATATTCTGTTATCTATAGGCTAGAGACCTAcatgacttattttttaaatgtttaaagACTAGGTTGAAGCCATCAATTATAAAGGCAAATTGGATGGTACTTTAAAGATATCTACACCATTGTTCTTCAGACAAACAGAGTCACAGTTTTAAGTACGCAAAAAGTTCTATCCGGCAGCAGagtggaagaggaagagaaagaggagagatgTCGTTGATGTATGCCCAGAGGCTGTGGGCATGCATTCTGCAGGTTGTGTACTAGGGAGGTTTGGGTTCAGAGTGAAAGAGGCAACTGCCATTTCATCTTGGAAATTCTTGATATCTTCTGATCACTCTGTCATAAGCACCAACATCAAGAATCAAGATTGTTGAAAGTTGAACTGAGAAGCTTTCTCAGCTGCTAGGTGAATCTTATTATGCAcaatattttttctcttttgaatctGATGCTCTGCTGCCTACATGATGTCTTGCCCTGGTTGTGCTGCTGTCCATTCGTTTATGTTCGTTTTGCTGTGCCCAGTCTATGGTGTTGCCTGCTGTCGCCGATCTACTTGTGTCTGTTTTTGCTGCTGCTAGTGTCTTACCTGGTTTTGTGTGGCTCCTTGGAGCTTTTGGGCCACCTGTTTTggcctttttctatttctttttgtttctcttgcTCCATTTTTCCATGTTCCAATGCTTTATtggaggtctctctctctttcctatcCCATGTATCTATATCACGTTGTTaggtttcttctttctttcttaacGTACCTATATCAAGTTTCTAATTAAATACTATCTTTTTgccgattttaaaaaataaataaatccctTTTGGGGTTTTACTCCCCATAGTTGCTTTTGGTGTTTCTGTTTTGGTGTCTGGCTACCATGCCCCAAAGCAGtattggggcatcatgcccccgttttttttaaacctttggATCTCCTCTTTCAATCTCAACCCTTGGATCCCCCCCTCCCTTCTGTTAACCTCCTCCACTggttaaaattattttgaaaacacccAAAAACGTTAAAGTACAATCTTTAGTTGTGATAAGTATACCTTATTTTGCAGTAAGTGTCAACATAAAACATGGTAAGAATAGCTAGCATTCATGGTAAGTATAATAATGACTTTTTTTGGCTGAAAAAACGCAAACCCTTACTTTTTGGAGATGGTTTTGATCCAAGGGCCAAAATTAATCTAAAACCTGATCTAATGGTCCATAGTAAATGGAGGCATGATGCCCCAATACCACATTACCAAATTGGGGCATCATAGAAATTTTAGAGATTGTCAGTTCATTCTTTACAAAGAGAAAATTGAGACCGATGTCCATGGATTGAGTAGAAATCGTAGTAGTATAGGTTTTTCTATCATATGACCCAAAAAATGTATGCAATTGGTTTCGAATTAGTTGGAAGAGAATGGGTTTTGTCCGAGCTTTCACCTCAGTAATCTGATCCGTTCATCTTATAAGGCTTGCAAATTAATAGTACATcgatgcaaaaaatcagtttaatcggacatcaatagctatatcaaaaaaattaaattgtggtttataaaatggacaacTTGATTATGTCACCAGTTTTTTAGCTAAACTGTCCATGACCGTCTAgtttataaatcaaaatataatttttgatataGCAATTGATGtctgatcaagctgattttctACGTAACATATAACTCTAAGGGCCCTACAAGATGATCGGTTCAGATTATTGCAGTGAACGCTCGATCTAATGATTGATATAACGAAAAAGCTACGTACTACATTAGATTCAAACTTCATTAGAGTCAAACGTTAGATTCAAACTTCATATTTTACTAAAAACATTAGATTCAAACTTGATATTTTCGATTCGAAAACCCAAAACTGCTGAAAATGGATTTAAATTTCTGTTCAAGGTTTTTCTATCGCTTTCCTTATTTCAGGTAATAATTCCCAGAAGAATACTAATGAAAGGACCCCCGATTTCCATAAGCGAAgcctcaaattttgaattttaaaaatacagATTATTTAAGTCAAATTGAATTTAGGTAACAAGACTACATAAGACTTTCCCATTTACGAATGAAATCTAATCCACGtggatacaatttttttttttttggtaatgcatggTGTCTCGGGTCAGCCTGTGCGCATCTCGGACTAATTCATACAGCCTCTCCCACAGCCGTTTCACATGTTTATGCGTGAGGAtgaggtggccccaagagttATTGGTCAAAGGAATCAAACCTGAAATCTTATAATTGAGTAAACATCTAAGTCTCAAGCCAAGACTACTTGGCCAACCCTCGGGGTTCATGTGGATACAATTATGTAAGTCAATTCGATCTGAGCATTATTAAAAGACTTTCCTTTAGAGTAGAAGATTAAAGCTCAATTCCAAGAGATTGTTAATTTAAAGCTTCTTGCCATTAAAACCAATTAGTTAATTTTACTTACCAAATTAGAGTTTGTAAATAGACAGAAAGACTATCCTTTTCtggagtgttttttttccctgaatAAGGATGAAGTTGCCACGTGATTAGACAACTTTAGTAAGTATATATGTAACAAAGATAGATTAATATAATCTACCCAGCTAACAAAGTAGTAGTACTAATTAACCGTgcaatttaatttattttcgttTAATGTCATTACCAAACAGGGCTTTACTTCAAGAGTTTAAATATTGGCATTGCTTCATCACCcacataatctctctctctctctctctctctctctctctctctctctctctctctctctctctcatacgcACACAACCAAAAATTATTTAAGGGTGAAATGATCACAATGGCCCCCTTCATAATACTAAACCTCTTTACCATTGTACTTGGTGTTATGGTCACATTTGCTCAAGGGGACTTCACCTTTAATCAAACCTACGAACCTTCGTGGGGTTTTAATCATCTCACCGTTGTTGAACAAGGAAAACAAGTGCAACTTTTATTGGACCCTTCCTCCGGTATGTACGCAagacaattattattattactattttttttgataattcaggtGTTTAGATCAACTTATTTTCATATTACAAGACATATTTATTGACAACTGTgtcaaaattggaaaaaattaattccgcttttctaatttatttctttgttttcatttttctaaacTTTTTAATTCTTCTTGGGAAGAGGAATTTGTAAGGGTACCAACTGATCAAAGTATAAAACAATACACTAAAggataaaataaatagaaagaCCGCTTTTAAGTcctatttttaatatttatttcttaaataatctctatttcaatttatttttttgctcattttttATTCCCTTGCAGGATAACTAAAACAAAACTATCTAACCACGAAAAATAAGTCCTATCTTAAAAAGTAATTAATGTAGTCCAAACTCACTCATACTGTGATAGCACTCccattttataacaaaaaatgcaaGTGTTCTTCGGAATAACTGGGCGTAAAGGGCACGTAAACGGTGAATCGGGTTGAAAGTGAAAGTTGCCAAAAACTGGCGGAATGCTCTCGAAACCAATTCACTTGAGTGAGACAGTGGAGAGTGGAATTTTGTGTGTAGGGGGTGAAACCCAACCATTTACAAATTAAGAAACGCCAAAAGCGATCCTACCAACGCTGGGGTGTGTAACGATGATGTTCGCCCTCTTGGTCTAAGTTTTTCGCCTACATGGCGGTAATATCAATTCCTTCAAAATGTGTGAGAACTAACATATATAGTAATATCGAGCGTTTTGTGTAATGATTTTGCTTGACATATATTAGGTGCTGGATTCCGGTCCAAGTCGGCCTACTGTTATGGATCATTCGGAATCAGGATGAGGACATCGGATAGTAAATCTAAAGGCGTGATCACATCTTTCTACGTACGCacatcttttcctttccttttctttccttttttttttttttttttcggagtAT
The sequence above is a segment of the Rhododendron vialii isolate Sample 1 chromosome 13a, ASM3025357v1 genome. Coding sequences within it:
- the LOC131313608 gene encoding gibberellin-regulated protein 12-like, yielding MAGYPRLQFVFLLFLLASMCTIQVSMACGEGCVAQKDCPAACDYRCSKADNHRKACLMFCNLCCNKCLCVPSGTYGNKEECPCYNNWKTKEGGPKCP